A genomic window from Solanum stenotomum isolate F172 chromosome 10, ASM1918654v1, whole genome shotgun sequence includes:
- the LOC125842820 gene encoding uncharacterized protein LOC125842820, with protein sequence MGQLAYSTECRAARLVASISGMIQTSLSDAVTPLSVTIDSLAARITVYERGQGVTDEVTTLKAAIAALRRDVDQLKFTDMSMIFGMVEIPDVPVEPDMPATTTKDDVRVEEAADPESEVETDNEMIGVDDEASYEGLTETEEAMVDAAM encoded by the coding sequence ATGGGGCAGCTTGCCTATTCTACCGAATGCCGTGCAGCCAGACTTGTGGCCTCCATATCGGGTATGATTCAGACATCCCTTAGTGATGCTGTGACACCATTGAGCGTTACCATTGATTCCCTTGCGGCTAGGATAACAGTGTATGAGCGTGGCCAAGGGGTCACCGATGAGGTGACGACTCTAAAGGCCGCCATTGCTGCACTGAGGAGAGATGTGGACCAGCTGAAGTTTACCGATATGTCCATGATTTTTGGGATGGTGGAAATCCCAGATGTGCCAGTCGAGCCAGATATGCCTGCGACTACCACCAAAGATGATGTTAGAGTTGAGGAGGCAGCTGATCCTGAGTCCGAGGTTGAGACAGATAATGAGATGATTGGGGTTGATGATGAGGCTTCTTACGAGGGCCTTACTGAGACTGAGGAAGCCATGGTAGATGCAGCTATGTAG